Within Actinoplanes sp. L3-i22, the genomic segment GTTGACCGTCCGTCCAGCCGACTTGCTCGCCGCGCTGCCCGCGGCCGCGGCGCTCGCGGCGGCCGGGATCGCGACGAAGATCTTCACCGGCTGGTATGCCGCCGGGCGCGACGGCTCCGGCACGCCCGGTCGCCTGCGAGCCGGTACGGCGCTTGTCGCCCGGGGCGAGTTCTCGATCGTCGTCGTGGGGGTTGCCGGGACGTCCGAACCGGCCCTGGCTGCCATCGTCGTCGCCTACGTGCTGCTGCTTGCCGTCACCGGACCGCTGCTCGCACGATTCCTGCCCTCGACCGTCAACCGGCGTCGGGTCACGGCGCGCCCACCGCCGGCCCGATCCGCGGAGGACTTTATTGATTGACCATCTTCACTGTAGCTGGCAACGTCGGCAGCCGGACCGCCATCTGAGGGGAGACCCGCCATGCCTAATCGTCGATCCGTGCTGGCCGGCTCGGCCGCGGCAATGTTCGCGGCCGGAATCGGAACGGCATCACCGGCCGAAGCCGAGCCCCGCGGGCTCGACCGGGCCGCGCTGCAGGCGGCGCTGGATCAGATCGTCGCCACCGGGGCCACCGCCGCGCTGGCCCGGGTGGACAGTCCCACCGGCAGCTGGCGATCATCGAGCGGGGTGGTGGAGCTGGGGCGTGCGGCCCGTCCGTCGCCGGCCGGGCAGTTCCGCGTCGGCAGCATCACCAAGACGTTCGTGGCCACCGTGATCCTGCAGCTCGTCGCCGAGCGGCGCCTGCGCCTCGAGGACACCCTGGAGCGCTGGCTGCCCGGCGCGATCCCGAACGGCGCCCAGATCACCATCCGCAACCTGCTGCAGCACACCAGTGGCGTATTCGACTACACCAACGCCCTGTTCGCGACCGTCGAGGACGTGCTGCGCGCGCGATACCGGACCTTCCGCCCGGAGGAACTGGTCGCCCTGGCCGCCGCCCATCCGCCGGTCTTCGAGCCCGGCACCTCCTGGGAGTACTCCAACACCAACTACGTCCTGCTGGGTCTGATCATCAAAAAGATCACCCGTCGCGCGTACGGCGTGGAGGTCGGCAGACGCATTCTGCGCCCGCTCCGCCTGCGCGGCACCGAGGTGCCCGGCACCGACATCACGATCGACGGCCCGCACGCGCACGGGTACGAGCCGATCGAGCAGGACGGCGAGATCGTGCCGCTCGACTTCACCGATCTCAACCCGTCGATGGCGTACTCCGCGGGGGAGATCGTCTCCACCACGGCGGATCTGAACCTGTTCTACCGTTCCCTGCTGGGCGGCCGTCTGCTGCGCCCGGCGCAACTGGCCGAGATGCTGGGCAACCCGGTGGGGGAGCTGGGCTACGGCCTGGGCATCTACCAGCAGCGGCTGCCCGACGGCCGCACGCTGTGGGGACACACCGGTGGGATCTTCGGTTACCTGACCCTCTCGTTCTCCACGCCGGACGCCGCGACCCAGCTGACCGTCTCGATCAACCCGTGGCTCGGCGACTTCGGCCCGGCGGTGAACGAGCTGGTGCTGATCGCGTTCGGGGTGACCGCCACGGCGGCGCCGGCCATGCAGCTGCCCGTGCCGGGCATGCAGCTGCCCGTGCCGGGCATCCACCTGCCGCGAGCGAACCTGATGAGCAACGGCTGATCAGAGGTAGGTCAGCCGCACCGGAGGCGCGTGGAGCCCGAAACGGTCCTGCCGCGAGGAGTCACGCACCTGCCGGCGGCGCGGCAGAACGGGACCGTCGGCCCCGTCATCGCGGATCAGGGTGCCTCCGGCGCAGCGGCCGGTCAGCGTCCGAACAGACGCGCGAAGAAGCCGGCGGTCGGCTCGCCCTCATGACCGGCGCAGCGCTCCCTGCTGGGAACGCCCCGCAGGACCTGATCGACGTGCTGACCGCAGCCGGCCCAGGTGGCCTTGCCGCACTCGCGACACGTGACCTGACGACACATGATCCACGTCCCTTACCTCGATGAGGCGTCCAGCATACCCCTGGGGGTATAAGGCTGCGCTGCCTGGACCCCCGGGGGACGCGGGCAAGGACTTTGCCCGAACGGTGCCGAGCAGTCGCCTGCTGTCGGTCCGGTTCGATCAGGCGCCTGCCGCGCGGGCCGGTCACCGACTCCACCGGACGCTGGTCGCCGTATGGAGCGTGACGTCAGGCCGGTGGTCAACCGCCGAAGCGGTCGAGGAAGCCGGTCAGCTTGCTGGTGATCTGCTCGCCCGTTTCAGCGGCGGCCTCGCTGGCTGTGCCGGCGGCGTCCGCTGCGTCGCCCGCGGCGCCGGTCGCCGTCGTGATCGCGTCGGCGGCCTGGTCGCCCGCCCCGGTGACGGCGTCGGTGACCGTGTCCGCGCCGGGCACCTCGATGCCGAGAGCTTCTTTGGCGCTGGTGATGATGTCGCGCAGTGGCTGCCACATGAGATCCTCCCGTGGGTCTCACCCCGTGCGGGCCGGCACGGGGACGGCGGTTGGTGGCCTCGTCACCAGAGTGCACACGTACCGGGCGGCTGGCCAGGGCCGATGGTCCTCGCCGGGCTGGGACGGGCCGGCCGGCGGCGCCCGCCGTAGGGCTCGTCAGGCCGTCCAGGCCACGGCCGCGAAGGCAGCACGGCCGCCTGTGCGACGCGTCCCATCGCCTGGGAGACCAAGGCCCGAAGGCCCGCTCCGTCGCGCGGTGGCGGGGCGGATGGTCGGCAGCGGCGGGGCCGGTCGGCCCTGCCCGTCACCCGCCGGCAGGCGCAGACTCGACAGTGCGGCCACGGCGCCCGGGGTAGCAAGGGCGCGCCCCGGCGGCCCCTCTTACCCACGGCGACCACCGCCGGTCGGCCGTCCACGACCGCCCGGGACACCGGCCGTCCTGGGCGGTGAGCTCCGAAGGGGGCACCGATGGCCAGTGATCTTCAACCGGCCGCCACCGATGTCGGCGGCCTGTCCGCTACGGAAGCGGCGGTCCGGCTCGAACGCGGCGGCCCGAACACCCTGCCCGCCCCACGCCGGACACCGGTGTGGCGTCGGGTTCTGGCCCAATTGCGGGATCCGCTGATCCTGGTGCTGCTGGTCGCGATCGCGCTGACCGTCGGCACCGGCGACTGGCCCGACGCGGCCGTGATCGCCCTGGTCATCGTGGTCAACACCAGTGTCGGCGTCGTGCAGGAGATCAAAGCCGACCGGGCCATCACCGCGCTGGCCGCGATGACCGCGCCCGAGGCCCGGGTGCTGCGCGACGGCCGGCAGCAGCTCGTTCCCGCCGGCGAGGTCGTCGTCGGCGACCTGCTGATTCTCGCCGAGGGCGACATCGTGCCCGCCGATGCCGTCGTGGTGCGAGCCGCCGCCCTGCTCGTCGACGAGGCCGCGCTCACCGGCGAATCGGTACCGGTCGACAAGACCGGCACCCTCGACAGCGGCTCGGGCGACGAGGCGGAGCATCCCGGCGCGCTGGTCTCCGCGGGCACGGTCGTGGTCCGCGGCCGAGGCCGCGCCGTGGTCACGGCGACCGGCGTCGACAGCGCCATGGGCCGCATCGCCGGGTTGATGGCCACCGGTTCCGTGCTGACCCCGCTGCAGCGGCGGCTGGTCGGCGTGGGCCGGGTCCTGGCCGGCGTCGCCGTGGTCCTGTGCACCGTGGTGCTGGTGCTCGGCCTGGCGCGGGGCGAGCCGCTGGAGCTGATGGTGGTCACCGCGATCAGCCTCGTCGTCGCCGCCGTGCCCGAATCCCTGCCCGCCGTGGTCACCCTCGCCCTGGCCCTGGGCGCTCGCCGGATGGCCGCCCGGCATGCGCTGATCCGCAGGCTGCCCGCGGTGGAGACCCTCGGCTCGGTCACCGTCCTCGCCACCGACAAGACCGGCACCCTCACCGAGGGGCGGATGGTCGCCCGCCGGCTGTGGACCCCGGCCGGTGACGCCGAGGTGGACGGGCCCGGCTACGCCCCGCACGGCACCATCCGCCGGGCCGATCGGCCGGTCACCGCAGCTACCGCGTCCGATCTCGCCGAGCTGCTCACCGCCGCGGCCCTGTGCACCGATGCCCGGCTGCGCGCTCCCGACGATCCGAGCGGGGAATGGACCGCGCTTGGTGACCCCACCGAGGCGGCGCTGCTGGCCGCCGCCGGCAGATTCGATCTCGACCCGGCCGCCCTGAGAACCGCCCTGCCCCGCACCGGCGAACAGCCGTTCGACAGCGACCGCAAACGCATGACCACCGTCCACCAGCGGCCCGGCGGCGGAATCCGGATCATCTGCAAGGGTGCGCCCGAGGTCCTGCTGCACTCGGCGTTCCTCGACGAACCCGCCGAACTGATCACCCGCGCCATTGCCCAGGCCGAAGTCCTGGCCACCGGCGGCTACAGGGTCCTGGCCGTCGCCCGGGCCGACCGGGACGCCGCTCCACCGGCGGGCGAGTGGGAACACGGGCTGCGGCTGCTCGGCCTCATCGGCATCCGCGATGCGGCCCGGCCTTCCGCCGCCGCGACCATCGCCGCCTGTCAGAGCGCCGGCATCACGCCGGTGCTGATCACCGGCGACCACCCCGCCACCGCCCGCGCCGTCGCTGCCGAGGTCGGCGTCATCGGCGCCGACGGCGACGTCGTGGACTGCCGCCGGGTCGACCCGGCGGAGCTGGGTGAGAGTTGCCGGGCGCAGGTGTTCGCCCGCGCCACCCCCGAGCAGAAACTCGACATCATCGCCGCACGGCAGCGAGCCGGCGACGTCGTGGCCATGACCGGCGACGGCGTCAACGACGGCCCCGCCCTGCGCCGCGCCGACATCGGCGTCGCGATGGGCCTGCGCGGCACCGAGGTGGCCCGCCAGGCCGCCGACCTCGTCCTGGCCGACGACGAGCTCGCCACCGTGGTCGCCGCCACCGAGGAGGGCCGCCGCGTCTACGCCAACATCCGCCGCTTCCTGCTCTACGCCCTGTCCGGCGGTGCCGCCGAGATCGCCGTCATGCTCGCCGGCCCCTTCCTCGGTCTGCCGCTGGTGCTGCTGCCCGCCCAGATCCTCTGGGTCAACCTGCTGACCCACGGCCTGCCGGGCGTCGCGCTGGGCAGCGAACCGGCCCCGCCCGACGTCATGCGCCGCCCGCCGCGCCCGCCCTCCGAATCCGTGCTCGGCGCCGGGCTGTGGCAACGCATCCTGCGCGTGGGCGTCGTCATCGCCGGGGTCACCCTCGGCATCGCCGTCTGGGCCCACACCACCGACCGGCCCTGGCAGAGCATGGCCTTCTTCGCCCTCGGCGCCACCCAGCTCGCCGCCGCTCTCGGCTCCCGCGCCCGCCCCGGCTCCCGCGCCAACCCCATGCTCCCGGCCGCCGTGGCCGCCGCCCTGGCCCTGCAACTCGCCGGCCTGTACCTGCCGATCCTCAACGACCTGCTCGGCACCCGGCCGGTTCCGCTGCCGGACCTGTTGATCATCTGCGCGCTGTCCAGCCTCGGCTATGCCGCCATCCGCCTCGACCGCATCCTGCACCCGGGCCGGAGCGCCGCCCTCAGGCCGGCAGCATGAGGTCGCGCCGGCGCAGCCGGCTGACCCCGGCCACGGCCAGCAAGGCGGACACCAGGCCGAGACCCAGGATCGGCCCGGCGGTGACGGCTTCGGCCGGTGCGTCGGGCAGATGGGTGAAGGGCGACAGATCCAGCAGCCAGGCCGGCAGGTCCAGCGAGGGGCCGAACATCGGCCCGGCAAAGATGGCGAACACCGCCAGCGCCCAGGACAGGCCGACCGACCAGCGCGGCAGCGACGTGATCAGGACGACGACCGCGGCGCCGAGCACGCCGACGGCGGGCAGCTGGACGAGCGCGGCACCGAGGAGATCGCGCAGCAGCGATGCGGTCCCGCCGAGCGCCTGACCGCCGGTGAGCCCCATCGCCGTCGCGAAGACCAGCAGCAGCAGCGTGGCGCCGGCCAGCGCGTTGCCGGCGTACGCGCCCAGCCAGCGCAACCGCGAGACGGCGGTGCCGAGCACCGGCTCCAGGGTGCCCCCGGCCTCGTCGTGGTGCAGCCGGAGCAGCAGGGCGATCGCGTAGACCGCCACGGCCATCCCGGCGATCTGCATCATCGAGGCCCAGTAGGCGTTCAGCAGCCCGGCGTCGCCCCCGAACGCGTCGTACCAGGTGGTCGCCCCGCCCTCGAGCCCCTTGATCTGGGCGCTCAACGTGCCGAACACCAGGCCGAAGCCGAGCATGCCGAGCACCCAGCCCAGCAGAGTCGTCCGCTGCTGCCGCCGGACCAGGCCCGCCGGGCTCAGCAGCGCCGGGCTCGCGTGGGCCCGTCCGCCGCGCTCGGGCAACAGGCCCCGGCCGACGTCGCGCCGACGGGCGAGAACGATCGACACGCCGAACGAGACGGCCGTCGCCGGCATCGCGAACCCCAGCGGCCACCACAGATCGTCCGCGAACGGCCGCATCTGCTGACCCCAGCCGATCGGGGACAGCCAGGCCGGCCAGGCGCTGGTGACCCGCAGGGCGGCCGAATCCACTGCCCCGAGCATGTTGCCCAGCGCCGCGAGCAGGAAGGCGACGCCGAGCGCCGCACCCGAGAGACCGGTCGCGCCGCGCGTGGTCGAGGACAACTGGGCGCTCACCGCGGCGACACCGGTGAAGGCGACGCCCACCAGGGCGATCGACGCGCCGGCGGCCAGCGACCCGGTGACCGGCTGACCTGCGATCATCATGGCGAGCCCGAGCAGGACGGCCAGCGCCAGGTTCGCCGCGAGCGTGACGGTGACCGCCGCCGCCAGCGAGGAGTAGCGGCCCACCACCCCGGCGCGCAGCATCTCCTCCCGGCCGAGCTCCTCGGCCTGGCGGGTGTGCCGGACGACCGCGAGCACGCTCATCATGGCGGCGAGCACGGCCAGGGTCAGCGCGTCGCGGTGCAACGTGTAGCCCCCGACGTGCGCACCGGTGACGAGCCCGAGCACCCGCATGCCGGGGTTCTCGACGACGATCCGGGTGTCCGCCGCCAGCAGCGCGAAGTGGCTACCGTACTGCTTCTGGAACATCGCCGTGGTCGCCGCGAGAAACGCGCTCATGCCCAGCACCCAGGCGGGCAGGGTGAACCGGTCACGCCGCAGCGCGAGTCGCACCAGCCGTCCCGTACCGTCGAAGTTCTTCATGGTTTTGTTCCGATCGCCGCGATGTCCTCGCCGTAATGCCGCTTGAACAGTTCCTCGAGGGTGGGCGGGGTGGTGACCATCGATCGCACCCGCAGGCCGACCAGCCGTTCGAGCACGGAATTCAGCTCTCCCGGGTCGACGCTGAACTCGGCGTGGCCCTCGTGCACCCGGGCATCGTGCACACCGTGCCACCCGCCCACCGCGACCGGATGCTCGACCGTGTCGACCACCACCGACGTACGGGTGAGATGGCGCAGGTCGTCGAACGTGCCGCTCTCGGTCGCCCGGCCGGCCCGGATGATCGTGACCCGGTCGCACAGCGCCTCGACCTCGGACAGGATGTGGCTGGAGAGCAGGATGCTCCGGCCGGCGGCGCGCAGTTCCCGCACCACCTCCTGAAAGACCGACTCCATCAGCGGGTCCAACCCGGAGGTGGGCTCATCGAGCAGATACAGCTCGACGTCCGAGGAGAACGCCGCGACCAGGGCGACCTTCTGCCGGTTGCCCTTCGAGTAGGCGCGGATCTTCTTGGTCGGGTCGAGCCGGAACCGCTCCAGCAGCGCCTCACGACGACCGCGGTCGAGCCCGCCGCGCAGGTCACCGAGCAGGT encodes:
- a CDS encoding cation-translocating P-type ATPase, whose amino-acid sequence is MASDLQPAATDVGGLSATEAAVRLERGGPNTLPAPRRTPVWRRVLAQLRDPLILVLLVAIALTVGTGDWPDAAVIALVIVVNTSVGVVQEIKADRAITALAAMTAPEARVLRDGRQQLVPAGEVVVGDLLILAEGDIVPADAVVVRAAALLVDEAALTGESVPVDKTGTLDSGSGDEAEHPGALVSAGTVVVRGRGRAVVTATGVDSAMGRIAGLMATGSVLTPLQRRLVGVGRVLAGVAVVLCTVVLVLGLARGEPLELMVVTAISLVVAAVPESLPAVVTLALALGARRMAARHALIRRLPAVETLGSVTVLATDKTGTLTEGRMVARRLWTPAGDAEVDGPGYAPHGTIRRADRPVTAATASDLAELLTAAALCTDARLRAPDDPSGEWTALGDPTEAALLAAAGRFDLDPAALRTALPRTGEQPFDSDRKRMTTVHQRPGGGIRIICKGAPEVLLHSAFLDEPAELITRAIAQAEVLATGGYRVLAVARADRDAAPPAGEWEHGLRLLGLIGIRDAARPSAAATIAACQSAGITPVLITGDHPATARAVAAEVGVIGADGDVVDCRRVDPAELGESCRAQVFARATPEQKLDIIAARQRAGDVVAMTGDGVNDGPALRRADIGVAMGLRGTEVARQAADLVLADDELATVVAATEEGRRVYANIRRFLLYALSGGAAEIAVMLAGPFLGLPLVLLPAQILWVNLLTHGLPGVALGSEPAPPDVMRRPPRPPSESVLGAGLWQRILRVGVVIAGVTLGIAVWAHTTDRPWQSMAFFALGATQLAAALGSRARPGSRANPMLPAAVAAALALQLAGLYLPILNDLLGTRPVPLPDLLIICALSSLGYAAIRLDRILHPGRSAALRPAA
- a CDS encoding ABC transporter permease; the protein is MKNFDGTGRLVRLALRRDRFTLPAWVLGMSAFLAATTAMFQKQYGSHFALLAADTRIVVENPGMRVLGLVTGAHVGGYTLHRDALTLAVLAAMMSVLAVVRHTRQAEELGREEMLRAGVVGRYSSLAAAVTVTLAANLALAVLLGLAMMIAGQPVTGSLAAGASIALVGVAFTGVAAVSAQLSSTTRGATGLSGAALGVAFLLAALGNMLGAVDSAALRVTSAWPAWLSPIGWGQQMRPFADDLWWPLGFAMPATAVSFGVSIVLARRRDVGRGLLPERGGRAHASPALLSPAGLVRRQQRTTLLGWVLGMLGFGLVFGTLSAQIKGLEGGATTWYDAFGGDAGLLNAYWASMMQIAGMAVAVYAIALLLRLHHDEAGGTLEPVLGTAVSRLRWLGAYAGNALAGATLLLLVFATAMGLTGGQALGGTASLLRDLLGAALVQLPAVGVLGAAVVVLITSLPRWSVGLSWALAVFAIFAGPMFGPSLDLPAWLLDLSPFTHLPDAPAEAVTAGPILGLGLVSALLAVAGVSRLRRRDLMLPA
- a CDS encoding ABC transporter ATP-binding protein; the protein is MTTAISISGLVKNFGSATRALDGLDLRVQRGEVHGFLGPNGAGKTTTIRVLLGMLRADAGHVRLLGGDPWRDAVALHRRLAYVPGEVNLWPNLTGGESIDLLGDLRGGLDRGRREALLERFRLDPTKKIRAYSKGNRQKVALVAAFSSDVELYLLDEPTSGLDPLMESVFQEVVRELRAAGRSILLSSHILSEVEALCDRVTIIRAGRATESGTFDDLRHLTRTSVVVDTVEHPVAVGGWHGVHDARVHEGHAEFSVDPGELNSVLERLVGLRVRSMVTTPPTLEELFKRHYGEDIAAIGTKP
- a CDS encoding serine hydrolase, translated to MPNRRSVLAGSAAAMFAAGIGTASPAEAEPRGLDRAALQAALDQIVATGATAALARVDSPTGSWRSSSGVVELGRAARPSPAGQFRVGSITKTFVATVILQLVAERRLRLEDTLERWLPGAIPNGAQITIRNLLQHTSGVFDYTNALFATVEDVLRARYRTFRPEELVALAAAHPPVFEPGTSWEYSNTNYVLLGLIIKKITRRAYGVEVGRRILRPLRLRGTEVPGTDITIDGPHAHGYEPIEQDGEIVPLDFTDLNPSMAYSAGEIVSTTADLNLFYRSLLGGRLLRPAQLAEMLGNPVGELGYGLGIYQQRLPDGRTLWGHTGGIFGYLTLSFSTPDAATQLTVSINPWLGDFGPAVNELVLIAFGVTATAAPAMQLPVPGMQLPVPGIHLPRANLMSNG